In the Oncorhynchus keta strain PuntledgeMale-10-30-2019 chromosome 32, Oket_V2, whole genome shotgun sequence genome, TAGTCTCTCTGGCGCCATCAGGTGATGGGTGGAGTGAGCTGCATGAAGTTAAAAAGCTCAAAGGCGGGGGGAATCCGTAACAATAAGTGTCATGAATCAGTCAAAACACTGTAGAAGCAAAGGTGTTGTCTAGCTTGATCAGGTTGGAATTATATTGGATACCTGTTGATGTATAAGAACCCTGTGACTTGATTGCACAGAACATTTTATGCTGAGGAAGAAAAAACTGCAGTGATGATTGATCTCTGAAAGTGAAACCTATCTGTGCTCACCCTGTAGGGGAAAAAATGGCATTTTCGAGTTATTTGGATGTTGTAGTACAATACATTTTATGGAGAATTTGTTATAATGCAGCTCTTGCCAACATGGCCAGGTGGCTCAGGAGCACCTCTACAAGAAGACATGTAGGATTGGtgacatagagatagatagagagaggtgaaagtAAGGCGGTATGGTCCCggcaaaataaatagtggggATAGGCTATATAagtaaaacataaacaaacaaaaatgacatCTATGCTATTACACCACTTGTATCATTACAGCATGTCAGAGCCATGAAAAGTTAGTGAATGGACTTGAAAACAGGTGGTATAGCCTACGATCCGAAATGCGATGTGGTTAGATGAGAATACTGACATTTTTGCCAAGGCAGAGATGAGTGGCTGACACTGAGACGCTGGCGGACAGCAGTGGACACACACATTCCGGTCTAATGGAATCCACAAATGTCATTACACTTTATGGTGTTTTGTGTAACAGGTATCTCTTTTCATTCAACACTGTTGGGGGCTGGACATATTTTGCAAGTGGATGAACGTGTGCAGGTAGCCCAGTAAAGGAGCATTTTGAAGTGATTATTTGACAATCAGATGAGAATATCATAACTGCTTGTGTTTATGCCACAATAAAAGGTAATACATTGTAAAAAGTTAAATTACAAATCTTTACGACTaggcccacagagatcctattgaaTTAATAAGGATTCTATAGGTAATTATATGATTAGGCCCATGAACATGTTTGCACATATAGGAGGTCCCATACTGTGAAAAAATGTATTCTACTTTCACCCCTAGATAGGGGATTCCTCTTTCTATCTGTACCATTATAGCGTCTGTGACTGCACGGGAAGCACCATTGAGGCTGCAACCCATAGAAAAACCCACCCAGTTGACTAATTAGACGACTTTAAAATGGCTTAAGTATGACGGAAACCTTCAATGGTGCAGCCCATGCCAAAACTGCCTTTTGGCtactagaggcctctatcattctctatgattGGTGATGACTTGTATGGTAGTGGACCTCGCCTTGGGTCGTCTGTTAACATTTACAGGCCAATAGCTTACCTGTCTGTGCTACAATCATTGTCATTGGCGGTATAAACCCATTTGGAAGTTAAGACTTGTTGCGCGTGGTCTAATTTGTCTttttaatgttgtttttttgtgtgaagAGGGTGAAGTGAAAGCTACTGGAGATTGTTTTCTCTGACTTTTCTTAGAAGGCAGCTTTACTAACAAGGCTAAACCGTCTACAGTGAAATTTACTAAAACGTTCGCGTGCCGTATCAGGAAGAATGAACGTGATCATAGGAACAATGCGCGATGGGACCAGGGCAACTTTGAGGCAACCTCGGCTATTTACGGCTCTTGCCAGTTCAATGGTAAGTATAAAGTCAAGGAAAATCCATGTTTGTATGTTGGTCGCTTGTGAGTATAGACTGCAAGTGCAATAGTTACAGAATAACACCTTTTGGCAGCTTTCTGTGTCGATCTGGATTCCAGCCTCTCTATAAATCCTCGCTAAAATAGTTCAAATAGATGATATGATTGTCAAAGTGTTACTGTTGACATATGCAtttgaataaatatatatatacatctagaTTCTAGCGTTTAAAGACTAATTATAAGGCATTGTATGAAATCGCAACATGCTGTTCATAGTAGATAAAGGAAGGGCAGCTGTTCAAAGAAAACCTGTATAGTCATTAGAGAACGCCGTATTCACCTATGGCACAGATATGCCATTCATATGGCCGTGAAGCAGCATTGTGCCATTAAATCTCAATCTTTAATCAAATAATTGACCTAAAGCAAAGTTCAACAGTAATTTGTCAGGTCCACTGAATAGGCTACTAAATTCCAAGTTACATTCAGATAGTAAGTTCTCCTAGTGCTGGGTTGGAACATACAAATATTTTAAACTCAGGCCCCTCTCCCAGCATTGGGGAACAACCCCCCATTTCTATctcaagcactgttcatgacacaaactgttgtTGGAGGagagattttttttgttttgttgccaGGTTTAAAgattatttcctgcaattctacccattttgtcatggggtgcaGATACATGTTTtgccgttttaaagctaattttcttgcaattctatatgTTTttccatgtctaatgtgtatccATGTGATTCATTGTGTGACTCGACCATTACTACAAAATCTTTGGACTAAAAAACCCAGCTAAAAAACATTAgctgacgtgggctagttgatctggacatttctgagaagttataaatagctctctcaGGTATGCGATaactgacatgacaagaggagTACTGATGATGCACTACCTCATTTCGAAATTTCACCTTgcgcattctactattacaactccCCCACACCCCCCTGCCACCGTTTGGGTACCACTGCACCATGAGTTCTCAATGCCGGGATCTACACTGCTGTTCATATGACGAGCATAAGCAATGCACTATTATTGTGTGACTAATCTAAACTACTACCTCCTCAGATGCAGTGCTCCACTCAGACCAATAAACCTGTTGTCGCTGCCAAGATGCCTTTCAGGGTGAAAGTGACTGGGGGCAAACGCTACGTCTGGTGTGCCTGTGGACACAGCAAGAAACAGGTGGGTGTTCAGGCATTGAATGTCAAGATTCATGCCCGTGCAGGGCTCTAGCCTGTACCCTAGTTAATGATGGGAAAAAAACAGGGCCGACCCTCACCCGATGTATGTCGGGCCTCGGGTCGGGTAGCAGAGTTGAAGGCAttgaatgtaaaaaataaaataaaaaaataaaggatTAGGACCGATGAGCCAAAATTGGCGCGATATTAACCCTTTCCTTTCCCAGCAGTAGTGATTTAGGCCTATATGCTCTCCTATATGGTCTTCTTCATGAGAATAATGTCTGAAATTGTAATCTGTGCTATAATTAACTCATTTAAATCAGTGAAGCAATAGCACTGACAGTctttctctcgcgctctctctctctctctgtcagccctTCTGTGACGGTGCTCACAGGTCTAaagcacccagcatctctccacGACACTTCACTCCCGAGAAGGACAGCACCCTTATGCTGTGTGCCTGTAAGCAAACCAAAAATGCACCTTACTGCGATGGCACACATTTCAAGGTCATCTTCCAGGATCTAGTCAGCTCAGTGAAAAAAGTGTTTAAAATGAATAACCTTTAAAAAGAATGGCATGACGCAGCTAATTTCCTTATAACTGTACCGCCTATATTCATTGTTCATGAATCACTTGTTGACACACATTTTATTTATGATAAATGGAAAAAGGCATTTATGTTTTGTCACTGTCCATAAGGGAATAAATGATGGCCTACTATTTCAATACACATTTTGTCATTCTTATCTTTTTCCCCTAAACCATGCATTCTTTTGAGAAACATGCTGGTGTCTGGCAAGTTCATATAGCTGATATATGATGATCGTTCTTAAATTAAGTTAatgagttaaaaaatatataaccgcttttaacccaacccctccaaaagacacacatacaggtttTGGAGAGTTGGGGGGGCTGCCACGCTGGGCACTCGGGGAGCTGTTGTTGTGAGGGTTCAGTGCCTTTctcaagggcacaacagcagGCAAATGGCATCTAGGAATTTGATACCAGCAACCAATGGTTGCCAGCTCACTTCCCGCCAGATCTTCCAGTTGGACCCGAGATTCAAACTCGCAACCCCCCGGCCACTGTCTCACCTCTCTTAACCACCAAGCTACCTGCTGCTTGGTCATGTTGTCAACCAGGCAGCATGATGCATCGTCCAGAAACCTATACAACATCTCCTTTCCataaaatgtgtttgttttttcaaactagttttcattgggaaggTAGATAAAGCATTTTTTTATCAAAAGCAATCATTTTGGCTGTGTTTATACAGGCATCCCAATTCTGATATGctgcccaattattggcaaaagatcTGATCTGATTAGTCAAAAGAACAATATTTGGGCAAAAAaatctgaattgggctgcctgtgtaaacacagcctaatgcatgtgaaaacacagaatcctactcattactccgCGTTCTTAATCTAGCCTAGTCtgtcacttttgttttgagaCGACTTGCCATTGGCTTTGAACGGGGAAACTGGTTTACgctccaacctggtctcagactaGAGACTGTAAATCCGGGACACattgtaaatccgggacactcaaattagtatgataagttacatttggtatggttacataagaccgAGGATTACTTAAAGAAAAAATgaaaagtagggtggttggttggtCAGGGGTGGATAGGAGGGTGTATTATGCAAACATCAAGCAACCCAAagggttgcatgttcaaatctcatcatggacaactttgaAACTACTTTTAGCTACTATGCAACTACATTTTAGCTACTATGCAACTACATTTTAGCTACTATGCAACTACATTTTAGCTACTATGCAACTACtttgcatgttagctaacccttcccctaaccttaaccctttaaccttgACCCTAACACCAAGCCTAGCTAGGTTGCCACCTACAGTAGCTAACATTGGTTACAACAAATTGGAATTGTTAACATATCAAacgttttgcaaatttgtaacatattgtatgaattgCAAGAAGTAACATATTATACAAATTGTAATCCATAAGACATCATACAAAATGGATTATGGACACTtgcaaattaatacataccatacggaATATAATGTATACTAATTGAGGGTCCcggatttacgtttactatgttatgtGATTTCAACTTTGGAGGggaccattacattacattttctcAAGAGCAATTCCTGAGGGGGACACCAAAAGTAGTGTTGTAACACAAATTGCCTACGTTGTAATATGTTCAATGTATATTGAGGAACCATAATtactactacatttacattacatttaagtcatttagcagacgctcttgtccagagcgacttacaaattggtgcatacaccttatgacatccagtggaacagccactttacaatagcgcatctaaatctttttagggggggtgagaaggattacttaccctatcctaggtattccttgaagaggtggggtttcaggtgtctccggaaggtggtgattgactccgctgtcctggcgtcgtgagggagtttgttccaccattggggggccagagcagcgaacagttttgactacTGGATCATTTATATTGAGTTAACTGAAGGGTTGTCCCAACTTGTCAaatgtttataataataataatactactaataatagtTATAGCAGTGTTCCCTATCAGTCCAGTGTGTATGCAGGTATTTGTATTTGCAACCAGCAATACCAATAAGGGCCAGTAAGTGGCAATGGTACTGTACACTGTATGGGTGCAGTTTTCGTAAATACAATTGATCATCTCATCTAAAATCTCCATTGAGAACCATCACAAAGTTGGTCTCAGTATTGAATTTACCTTTTTTATTCGACTTTTTCTGATATTTAATGACTATATAAGTCTATATGACTATATGAGTCTACTACAATAGCTTTACAAGAACAACATTTTCAAAATAAGTACAGTTCTA is a window encoding:
- the LOC118364703 gene encoding CDGSH iron-sulfur domain-containing protein 3, mitochondrial-like; the protein is MNVIIGTMRDGTRATLRQPRLFTALASSMMQCSTQTNKPVVAAKMPFRVKVTGGKRYVWCACGHSKKQPFCDGAHRSKAPSISPRHFTPEKDSTLMLCACKQTKNAPYCDGTHFKVIFQDLVSSVKKVFKMNNL